In a single window of the Harpia harpyja isolate bHarHar1 chromosome 3, bHarHar1 primary haplotype, whole genome shotgun sequence genome:
- the GJB7 gene encoding gap junction beta-7 protein isoform X2, producing the protein MSWGFLRDLLSGVNKYSIGIGRIWVAVVFIFRLLVYIVAAENIWKYEHDEFECNIKQPGCENVCFDHFFPVSHISLWALQLIMVSTPSLLVVFHVAYREKREKHHNQKLYKSPGEIDGGLLCTYLISLTLKMGLEIVFLVLFYKLYNGFKVPRLVKCDIRPCPNTVDCFISKPTEKMIFLYFLVATSCLCIVLNLSELSYLIFKYSIKCYLKRYIKKCQGSKSDCHKSGIIGHNRPAAAGRFHNSCPSLPLHIQDKCEKSSLLT; encoded by the coding sequence ATGAGCTGGGGATTCCTACGTGATCTGCTGAGTGGAGTGAATAAATATTCAATAGGAATTGGAAGAATTTGGGTAGCAGTTGTGTTCATATTCCGCTTACTGGTTTATATTGTGGCCGCAGAAAACATCTGGAAATATGAACATGATGAATTTGAATGCAATATCAAGCAGCCTGGTTGTGAAAATGTCTGCTTCGACCATTTTTTCCCTGTCTCCCACATCAGTCTTTGGGctttgcaattaatcatggtcTCCACCCCTTCACTCTTGGTTGTTTTTCATGTTGCTTaccgagagaagagagagaaacacCACAACCAGAAACTTTATAAAAGTCCAGGAGAGATAGATGGTGGATTGCTGTGCACTTACCTTATCAGCCTTACTTTAAAAATGGGGTTAGAAAtagtttttcttgttctgttttataAATTGTACAATGGATTCAAAGTACCACGTCTTGTGAAATGTGACATAAGACCATGTCCCAATACCGTAGACTGCTTTATTTCCAAACCCACAGAGAAGATGATTTTCCTCTATTTTCTGGTGGCAACTTCATGCCTATGCATTGTATTAAATCTAAGTGAATTGAGTTATCTCATTTTCAAATACTCCATAAAATGTTATCTGAAGAGGTACATCAAGAAATGTCAAGGCTCAAAAAGTGATTGCCACAAATCAGGAATCATTGGTCACAACAGACCAGCAGCTGCAGGACGGTTCCACAACAGCTGCCCATCCTTGCCTCTGCATATACAAGACAAATGTGAAAAAAGTTCCCTCTTGACTTAA
- the GJB7 gene encoding gap junction beta-7 protein isoform X1, translating into MSWGFLRDLLSGVNKYSIGIGRIWVAVVFIFRLLVYIVAAENIWKYEHDEFECNIKQPGCENVCFDHFFPVSHISLWALQLIMVSTPSLLVVFHVAYREKREKHHNQKLYKSPGEIDGGLLCTYLISLTLKMGLEIVFLVLFYKLYNGFKVPRLVKCDIRPCPNTVDCFISKPTEKMIFLYFLVATSCLCIVLNLSELSYLIFKYSIKCYLKRYIKKCQGSKSDCHKSGIIVSKRQKSADGACAINRAQPPSLSARSQSHFPFRKCLVYSVFNGMA; encoded by the exons ATGAGCTGGGGATTCCTACGTGATCTGCTGAGTGGAGTGAATAAATATTCAATAGGAATTGGAAGAATTTGGGTAGCAGTTGTGTTCATATTCCGCTTACTGGTTTATATTGTGGCCGCAGAAAACATCTGGAAATATGAACATGATGAATTTGAATGCAATATCAAGCAGCCTGGTTGTGAAAATGTCTGCTTCGACCATTTTTTCCCTGTCTCCCACATCAGTCTTTGGGctttgcaattaatcatggtcTCCACCCCTTCACTCTTGGTTGTTTTTCATGTTGCTTaccgagagaagagagagaaacacCACAACCAGAAACTTTATAAAAGTCCAGGAGAGATAGATGGTGGATTGCTGTGCACTTACCTTATCAGCCTTACTTTAAAAATGGGGTTAGAAAtagtttttcttgttctgttttataAATTGTACAATGGATTCAAAGTACCACGTCTTGTGAAATGTGACATAAGACCATGTCCCAATACCGTAGACTGCTTTATTTCCAAACCCACAGAGAAGATGATTTTCCTCTATTTTCTGGTGGCAACTTCATGCCTATGCATTGTATTAAATCTAAGTGAATTGAGTTATCTCATTTTCAAATACTCCATAAAATGTTATCTGAAGAGGTACATCAAGAAATGTCAAGGCTCAAAAAGTGATTGCCACAAATCAGGAATCATTG TCAGCAAGAGGCAGAAGAGCGCGGATGGAGCCTGTGCCATCAACAGAGCACAACCACCGAGTTTATCTGCAAGATCACAATCTCACTTCCCTTTCAGAAAGTGCCTTGTTTATTCAGTTTTTAATGGTATGGCATAA